A genomic region of Mycolicibacterium poriferae contains the following coding sequences:
- the arr gene encoding NAD(+)--rifampin ADP-ribosyltransferase, with protein MNAAKPFEAHQSGALLHGTKADLAVGDLLVPGRPMNHDTNRIANHVYVTYTVDAAVWGAELAVGDGPGRIYLVEARGELEDDPNVTDKRFPGNPTRSYRTREPVEIVGELTDWVGHTPEQLRAMRESLAELTRQGLDVVYD; from the coding sequence ATGAACGCAGCGAAACCGTTCGAGGCGCACCAGAGCGGTGCACTTCTACACGGGACGAAAGCCGATCTCGCCGTGGGCGACCTGCTGGTGCCGGGTCGGCCGATGAACCACGACACCAACCGTATCGCCAACCATGTGTATGTCACCTACACCGTCGACGCCGCGGTATGGGGAGCGGAGTTGGCGGTCGGAGACGGGCCGGGCCGCATCTACCTCGTGGAGGCGCGGGGGGAACTCGAGGACGACCCGAACGTCACCGACAAACGCTTCCCCGGCAACCCGACCCGCTCGTACCGCACCCGCGAACCGGTGGAGATCGTCGGCGAACTGACGGACTGGGTCGGCCACACCCCCGAGCAACTGCGGGCCATGCGCGAGTCGTTGGCCGAGCTGACGCGTCAGGGTCTCGACGTCGTCTACGACTGA